The following coding sequences lie in one bacterium genomic window:
- a CDS encoding bifunctional UDP-3-O-[3-hydroxymyristoyl] N-acetylglucosamine deacetylase/3-hydroxyacyl-ACP dehydratase: MNIKQRTIQFEIELSGIGLHTGCEATIRFKPAPINHGVIFKRVDLPHSDTIPALIDYVTDIQRGTTLSRGEAKVSTVEHVLSAAYGLGIDNLLIELDAPEPPRVDGSALPFVHALRQAQIVIQDAPRQYFTLDRPVIYHNDETRTDLVIVPSDEFRVTYMIEYNHKGIGTQYTSLYDLEREFTEDFAAARTFCLLSEVEQLKERGLIQGGMYDNALVFIDRPIKEHDFSQLKRLFGIPDTTGIGDNGILGNSELRFYNEPVRHKVVDLIGDLALLGMPIRGHILAARAGHAAHVELAKMLRKMQQTEQMVKKYQVKSSRDFVFDIEAIEKILPHRFPFLLVDRILELTPGEFVTGVKNVTINEPFFQGHFPGRPIMPGVLIVEAMGQVGGILLLNSSDNPSEKLVYFTGLDNVKFKRTVTPGDQLFIKVEMNYFRRGICKMKGTAYVANTLVAEAEMQAVIVDRNPVPR; the protein is encoded by the coding sequence TTAAGCGGAATTGGCCTACACACCGGTTGTGAAGCCACGATCCGGTTCAAACCGGCTCCGATTAATCATGGCGTGATTTTCAAGCGGGTTGATTTACCGCATTCCGATACGATTCCTGCTCTCATCGATTATGTGACTGACATTCAGCGGGGGACAACGCTTTCCCGGGGTGAAGCGAAAGTCAGTACAGTAGAGCATGTGTTGTCGGCAGCCTACGGGCTGGGTATCGATAATTTGTTAATCGAATTGGATGCGCCGGAACCGCCGCGAGTGGATGGTTCGGCGTTACCATTCGTTCATGCGCTGCGGCAGGCACAAATCGTTATCCAGGACGCACCGCGGCAGTATTTTACACTTGATCGGCCTGTTATATACCATAACGATGAGACTCGCACTGATTTAGTAATCGTTCCGAGTGATGAGTTTCGCGTAACCTACATGATTGAATACAATCATAAGGGAATCGGAACACAATACACCTCGCTGTACGATCTTGAGCGCGAATTCACTGAAGATTTTGCAGCAGCACGGACATTCTGTCTTTTGAGTGAAGTTGAACAACTGAAAGAGCGTGGATTAATTCAAGGCGGGATGTATGATAACGCACTGGTTTTTATCGACCGTCCCATCAAAGAGCATGACTTCAGTCAACTCAAGCGATTGTTTGGTATACCAGACACCACTGGGATTGGCGACAACGGGATTCTTGGTAACAGTGAGTTACGGTTTTACAACGAGCCGGTACGGCACAAAGTCGTCGATCTGATCGGTGATTTAGCGTTGTTGGGAATGCCGATTCGCGGACATATCCTCGCTGCGAGAGCCGGGCATGCCGCTCATGTTGAGTTGGCAAAAATGCTGCGGAAAATGCAGCAGACCGAGCAGATGGTGAAAAAGTATCAAGTGAAGTCCTCGCGAGATTTCGTCTTCGATATCGAAGCCATCGAGAAAATTCTTCCCCATCGCTTCCCTTTCTTGTTAGTAGATCGAATACTTGAACTGACACCGGGTGAATTTGTCACTGGTGTGAAGAATGTCACAATCAACGAACCGTTTTTTCAAGGACATTTTCCCGGTCGTCCGATCATGCCAGGGGTTCTTATCGTTGAAGCAATGGGGCAAGTGGGCGGCATCCTGCTTTTAAATTCGTCAGACAATCCGTCTGAAAAATTGGTCTATTTCACTGGCTTGGATAATGTAAAATTCAAGCGAACGGTAACGCCGGGCGATCAACTTTTCATCAAAGTAGAGATGAATTATTTCCGTCGCGGCATTTGTAAAATGAAAGGTACCGCCTACGTAGCAAATACTCTGGTTGCAGAAGCGGAAATGCAGGCGGTGATTGTCGATCGCAATCCAGTACCACGGTAA
- a CDS encoding tetratricopeptide repeat protein, which produces MRWKPTFLLFALLALIASGCSSTKPARTKPAKAPPVVSEDASNAAMEYVLRGATAEASGDFWQAISLYRLAIDRDPHSVSMHHALTELYLRVNEGQAARTTIERALSLEPDNEKTIELMSSVAFNLRDPRMMGWTLQRWRELSKENPDAIGKIAAMYFLSGNRDGAKQMYIDGIAKYGMRASWGDKLAGIYLMNRDWKNASDVLTKLAELEPNLADRWIDAGEAALGNRDTTAARTFFQKAIETDPRQSRAWRSSLLLAYVTHDTVKSDSLLTEGLKTLPDDVDLLGFKARLLQQQRRYPEAMEIVKKAIANDSTRLNLYLDLGFLAHELKEFALAETSYQKALELDSAAALVLNNYAYLLATQTRDLDKALTMANQAVEAEPDNASYYDTRGWIYYGQKKYSEAKTDLEKASELDPDNAEIHEHLGDLFLAMNDKARARESWQRALTLDPALESVRLKLERNPL; this is translated from the coding sequence ATGCGTTGGAAGCCCACATTTCTCTTGTTTGCGCTCCTGGCACTGATTGCGTCGGGGTGTTCGTCAACGAAACCGGCTCGCACGAAACCGGCAAAAGCACCGCCGGTGGTATCCGAAGATGCCTCAAATGCCGCGATGGAATACGTTCTCCGGGGAGCTACGGCGGAAGCTTCGGGCGATTTCTGGCAGGCAATTTCGTTGTATCGGTTGGCAATCGACCGCGATCCGCACAGTGTTTCGATGCATCATGCGCTAACCGAATTGTACTTGAGGGTGAACGAAGGGCAAGCGGCGCGGACAACGATTGAGCGGGCATTGTCGTTGGAACCGGATAACGAGAAAACCATCGAGTTAATGTCTTCGGTGGCGTTTAATCTGCGTGATCCCCGGATGATGGGGTGGACGCTGCAGCGGTGGCGTGAACTATCGAAAGAGAATCCGGATGCGATCGGAAAAATCGCAGCGATGTATTTTCTTTCCGGTAACCGCGATGGCGCGAAACAAATGTATATCGATGGCATTGCGAAGTATGGGATGCGTGCGTCTTGGGGTGATAAATTAGCGGGCATCTATCTGATGAACCGCGATTGGAAGAATGCTTCTGATGTATTAACAAAACTTGCCGAACTGGAACCGAATTTGGCAGACCGTTGGATCGATGCGGGGGAAGCGGCACTCGGGAATCGCGATACCACGGCAGCACGAACATTTTTTCAGAAAGCAATCGAGACCGATCCAAGACAATCGCGGGCGTGGCGTAGCTCACTGCTGTTGGCGTATGTTACCCACGATACGGTGAAATCGGATTCATTGTTGACGGAAGGGTTGAAAACTCTTCCCGATGACGTAGATTTGTTGGGATTCAAAGCGCGTTTGTTGCAACAGCAACGACGTTATCCCGAAGCAATGGAAATTGTCAAAAAAGCGATTGCGAACGACTCAACCCGGTTAAACTTGTATCTCGATCTCGGATTTCTTGCTCATGAATTGAAAGAGTTCGCTTTAGCGGAAACTTCTTATCAAAAGGCACTGGAACTTGATTCGGCGGCGGCATTAGTACTAAATAATTATGCGTATTTGTTAGCGACCCAAACCCGTGATTTGGATAAAGCGTTAACGATGGCAAATCAAGCGGTCGAGGCGGAACCGGATAATGCCAGCTATTACGACACGCGTGGCTGGATTTACTACGGTCAGAAAAAATATTCCGAAGCTAAGACCGATTTGGAAAAAGCGAGTGAACTCGATCCCGATAATGCCGAAATTCACGAGCATTTGGGCGATCTCTTCTTAGCCATGAACGATAAAGCGCGCGCTCGCGAAAGCTGGCAACGAGCACTAACCCTCGATCCGGCACTGGAAAGTGTCCGGCTCAAATTAGAGCGAAATCCGCTATGA
- a CDS encoding glycosyltransferase family 4 protein produces the protein MKLLLFGPASPYRGGIAAFTDSIYRVLKTRHETHCWNYSRLYPGFLFPGSDQYRPDVTAEKIGRPILDSIGFWKWAGLRKQLRREKFDAVLLPYWHPFFAPQYLAVVAKGTKSILIGHNVVPHEAFPFANVLSEQVLQRASGLLTLGQSEIAQARQAGFQGKAAWHPSPAYPEYIERFRKQYKPLQTPLDPALPTILYFGLIRDYKGVPVLLEAMKQPELSEVNLLVAGEMYGDSTALRTQMSTLGNRVHWIDSYLPDDEVPKLFATAQVTVLPYLHATSTGVLPLAYAAGVPAVVTKVGGLPDLVREGETGAIVPPNDPAALAKAISAWLFDANLKAKAKIAIPKMMQTMTFEALVDTLERELL, from the coding sequence ATGAAACTGTTGCTCTTCGGACCCGCATCCCCTTACCGTGGCGGCATTGCGGCATTTACCGATTCGATTTACCGGGTACTCAAAACAAGGCACGAGACGCATTGCTGGAATTACTCGCGGCTCTATCCCGGCTTTTTGTTTCCCGGCAGCGATCAGTATCGCCCCGATGTAACCGCTGAGAAAATCGGTCGACCGATTTTAGATTCGATTGGATTTTGGAAGTGGGCGGGATTGCGAAAGCAGTTGCGACGTGAAAAATTCGACGCAGTACTATTGCCGTATTGGCATCCGTTCTTTGCCCCGCAATATCTCGCTGTCGTAGCGAAGGGAACAAAGTCAATTCTTATCGGTCATAATGTGGTGCCGCACGAAGCGTTTCCCTTTGCGAATGTTTTGTCGGAACAAGTTTTGCAGCGTGCCAGCGGGCTACTCACATTAGGGCAATCGGAGATTGCACAGGCGCGTCAGGCGGGCTTTCAAGGAAAGGCAGCATGGCATCCATCCCCGGCATATCCCGAATATATCGAGCGGTTTCGGAAACAATATAAACCACTACAAACACCACTCGATCCGGCGTTACCGACGATTCTCTATTTCGGTTTGATCCGCGATTATAAAGGGGTTCCGGTTCTACTTGAGGCGATGAAGCAACCGGAATTATCGGAAGTAAATCTCTTGGTTGCCGGTGAGATGTACGGTGATTCCACCGCATTACGGACCCAGATGAGTACATTAGGGAATCGGGTGCATTGGATCGATTCGTATTTGCCGGACGATGAAGTGCCGAAATTGTTTGCGACAGCCCAAGTAACGGTATTACCATACTTACATGCGACGTCGACTGGGGTGTTGCCGCTTGCTTATGCGGCGGGCGTTCCCGCGGTGGTAACCAAAGTAGGCGGATTGCCCGACTTAGTACGGGAGGGGGAGACCGGAGCGATTGTGCCGCCCAACGATCCCGCAGCGTTAGCGAAAGCGATATCGGCATGGCTTTTCGATGCGAATCTCAAAGCAAAGGCAAAAATCGCGATTCCGAAAATGATGCAGACTATGACATTTGAGGCTTTGGTAGATACGCTGGAGCGGGAGCTGCTGTGA
- a CDS encoding glycosyltransferase family 2 protein: protein MSKGVAAKAPVLSVVLNWNGKRTLVDTIDDLLAQTVSPHHILVIDNGSTDGSERLVEGRERVSVYKLPKNLGFARGNNALFDWDGKPGFNWRAGWLFISNNDVRYPVDAIERLRDAGDATLDAVSVSPWIAFAEPSVQLWYDGGMVIPWFGLGSNYNWKHLINGRRYAGEEDGAVVNADFASGCSVLVPGEYFHTVGGFDCEYPLYVEDFVLSDNLRKQYSGKCYVVRKVLAFHRVSASSKLGSTKKYELRTAAFARWICHQSILKRLPGLLFLLFWSSLFGAASVHRFSGMRAAMRGWWIGVKRGKRPIPWENA from the coding sequence GTGAGTAAGGGAGTTGCCGCGAAAGCGCCCGTGCTGTCGGTCGTATTGAATTGGAACGGCAAGCGAACACTCGTCGATACCATCGACGATTTATTAGCGCAAACAGTGTCGCCGCATCATATTCTGGTCATCGACAACGGTTCGACTGACGGTTCGGAACGATTGGTAGAAGGGCGGGAGCGGGTATCGGTTTACAAATTACCAAAGAATCTTGGTTTTGCCCGCGGTAACAATGCCCTCTTCGATTGGGATGGCAAACCCGGTTTTAATTGGCGCGCGGGTTGGCTCTTTATCAGTAACAATGATGTCCGGTATCCAGTCGACGCGATTGAGCGACTACGGGATGCTGGCGATGCGACACTCGATGCGGTATCGGTCTCGCCGTGGATCGCGTTTGCAGAGCCAAGTGTGCAATTGTGGTACGATGGCGGAATGGTTATTCCGTGGTTTGGACTCGGATCGAATTACAATTGGAAGCATCTCATAAATGGGCGACGATATGCCGGTGAAGAAGACGGCGCCGTAGTTAATGCTGATTTTGCCAGCGGTTGTAGCGTATTAGTTCCCGGTGAGTATTTTCATACAGTTGGCGGTTTCGACTGTGAGTATCCGCTATATGTTGAAGATTTTGTGTTATCGGACAATCTTCGCAAGCAGTATTCGGGAAAATGTTATGTTGTGCGAAAAGTTCTCGCTTTTCATCGGGTTAGCGCGTCGAGCAAGTTAGGTTCGACCAAGAAATACGAATTGCGGACAGCGGCATTCGCCCGCTGGATTTGCCATCAGTCAATTTTGAAGCGATTGCCGGGATTACTCTTTTTGTTATTTTGGAGTAGTTTGTTTGGAGCGGCTTCCGTCCACCGATTTTCCGGGATGCGGGCAGCGATGCGTGGGTGGTGGATTGGGGTAAAACGGGGTAAACGACCGATTCCGTGGGAGAATGCGTGA
- a CDS encoding lipoate--protein ligase family protein — protein MMTMNLSRLHWRWIDDVPRVGAVQMALDELFALRGEPVFRFYDWLPATVSLGFHQRANRLDFDKLSSLGLGVCRRPTGGRAVVHDQVLTYSVTAPLDEEGKPALWELYQWIGELWLDTLLGFDIPVELVEEPLARPGANFDGCFASGNRFELACRGRKLLGSAQRRYPKTALQHGSLRLAFPRIRASELFIDVNKNEPLEETVATTLEEECGRLVSAQAIQDWMYGVVSSAGYQLERSQITEEELAEASRMAERFTVRAKQTVEVG, from the coding sequence ATGATGACGATGAATTTAAGTAGGTTGCACTGGCGCTGGATTGATGATGTCCCCCGTGTCGGCGCTGTGCAGATGGCGTTGGACGAATTGTTCGCTCTACGGGGAGAGCCGGTGTTCCGGTTTTACGATTGGCTTCCGGCAACGGTATCATTGGGTTTTCATCAGCGAGCAAATCGACTCGATTTCGATAAACTGAGTTCGTTAGGATTGGGTGTTTGCCGTCGTCCGACCGGAGGGCGAGCGGTGGTTCACGATCAGGTATTAACCTATAGTGTTACAGCTCCACTCGATGAAGAAGGGAAACCTGCATTATGGGAGCTGTACCAGTGGATAGGTGAGCTGTGGCTGGATACGCTGTTAGGATTTGACATTCCGGTCGAATTGGTTGAAGAGCCGTTAGCACGACCGGGTGCCAATTTTGATGGTTGTTTTGCAAGCGGTAATCGATTCGAGTTAGCGTGTCGGGGCAGGAAACTGTTGGGAAGCGCACAACGGCGATACCCCAAAACCGCTTTACAGCATGGTTCGTTACGATTAGCCTTTCCCCGAATTCGGGCGAGTGAATTGTTCATTGATGTCAATAAAAACGAGCCACTGGAAGAAACGGTTGCGACGACGTTGGAAGAAGAGTGCGGTCGATTAGTTAGTGCACAAGCGATACAGGATTGGATGTACGGTGTTGTTTCGAGCGCTGGTTATCAGTTGGAACGCTCGCAAATCACCGAGGAAGAATTGGCAGAAGCGTCACGAATGGCAGAACGATTTACCGTTCGAGCGAAACAAACTGTGGAGGTCGGATGA
- a CDS encoding glycosyltransferase → MNAQPTTPPRVSIVIPFLNEEGTLRELKERIQSTLDQAKISFELIFIDDGSNDGSLALAQTLSREDARVRVFSFRHNCGKAAALQIGFENTFGEFVFTMDADLQDAPEELPGLLSMLLEGNWDLVSGWKQKRHDPISKT, encoded by the coding sequence ATGAACGCACAACCGACAACGCCCCCCCGCGTTTCCATCGTCATTCCTTTTTTGAACGAAGAAGGAACGTTGCGGGAATTGAAAGAGCGGATTCAATCGACGCTCGATCAAGCCAAAATCAGTTTTGAACTCATTTTTATCGACGACGGCTCGAACGACGGTTCGTTAGCTTTGGCACAAACATTATCACGTGAGGATGCGCGCGTACGGGTGTTTTCGTTTCGCCACAATTGCGGAAAAGCCGCGGCACTACAAATTGGATTTGAGAATACTTTTGGCGAGTTTGTTTTTACGATGGACGCCGATTTACAAGATGCGCCGGAAGAGTTGCCGGGTTTGCTGAGTATGCTTTTAGAAGGGAATTGGGATTTGGTGTCGGGCTGGAAACAGAAGCGGCACGATCCGATCTCGAAAACCTAG
- the rseP gene encoding RIP metalloprotease RseP → MLAIAAGDFLFKIGAFIIVIGLIVLVHEWGHFIAARSVGIRVIRFSIGFPPKLFSWRRKGTDFQIGMIPFGGYVKMAGIVDESMDDEESAVSGAPDEFMSKNVWQKTWVISAGVIMNLVFAWLVAIILAVSQGKAVVEGPIIGGVQKSMPADSLGLTAGDRILAVENSPITTWDDLTKIIHATIGKPLTIEWLRGTDTLRGVVTPLERALPTESGGSEKVGLIGISPKYRFESIGLWEGVESGHRVASAILMGSLYGFKQLFTGQASVRELVGPIGIVQLSGETAKSGLASFWGFIVLISISVGIINILPFPVLDGGHLVMIWIEAIRRKPISIRVKLAIQQVGIVVLLMMLLFVSYHDVIRIWSGD, encoded by the coding sequence ATGCTCGCAATCGCAGCAGGTGATTTCCTGTTCAAAATTGGTGCTTTTATCATCGTTATCGGGCTCATCGTGTTAGTACACGAGTGGGGACATTTTATCGCCGCCCGTTCGGTTGGAATTCGCGTCATACGCTTTAGTATTGGATTTCCACCGAAGTTATTCTCATGGCGTCGGAAAGGCACCGATTTCCAAATTGGAATGATTCCGTTTGGCGGCTATGTCAAGATGGCGGGCATCGTCGACGAATCGATGGACGATGAGGAATCCGCGGTGTCCGGGGCACCTGATGAATTCATGTCGAAAAACGTTTGGCAGAAAACATGGGTGATTTCCGCCGGTGTGATCATGAATCTGGTGTTTGCATGGCTGGTGGCGATTATTCTTGCAGTTTCTCAAGGGAAAGCAGTCGTGGAAGGACCGATTATCGGTGGCGTGCAAAAGAGTATGCCTGCCGACAGTTTGGGTCTAACGGCGGGCGACCGGATATTGGCGGTAGAGAATTCACCGATTACGACTTGGGACGATCTTACGAAAATCATTCATGCCACGATAGGGAAACCGTTAACTATCGAATGGCTACGGGGCACCGATACATTGCGTGGGGTGGTCACTCCACTCGAACGAGCGTTGCCGACAGAGAGCGGGGGTAGCGAAAAGGTTGGGCTTATAGGGATTTCACCTAAGTACCGTTTCGAATCGATTGGGTTGTGGGAAGGGGTTGAGAGCGGACACCGGGTTGCCAGTGCGATACTGATGGGTTCGTTATATGGCTTTAAGCAGTTGTTTACCGGACAGGCATCGGTACGGGAGTTAGTGGGTCCAATCGGGATTGTGCAACTGTCAGGAGAGACGGCAAAGTCTGGATTGGCGTCGTTTTGGGGCTTCATTGTCCTTATTTCGATCAGTGTTGGCATCATCAATATTCTACCGTTTCCGGTACTCGATGGCGGGCATTTGGTAATGATTTGGATCGAAGCGATACGTCGGAAACCGATATCGATTCGGGTAAAATTGGCAATACAACAAGTCGGGATAGTAGTATTGCTGATGATGTTGCTGTTTGTCAGTTATCACGATGTGATCCGAATTTGGAGCGGCGATTAA
- the lpxA gene encoding acyl-ACP--UDP-N-acetylglucosamine O-acyltransferase, giving the protein MIEIHPSAIVDPKAELHDGVKIGAHTIVSEGAVIGAYTTIATGALITGAARIGERCRIAHGAVIGTDPQDLKFKNEPTIAQIGNDCVIREYVTVNRGTIAHGITTIGNNCMLMAYVHVAHDCIVGNNVILANCVNMAGHTEIGDFVNIGGLVPIHQFVRIGSHCFIGGGYRVPKDVPPYVLAIGDPMRYSNLNVVGLRRRGFDTKTLRLLHQLYRILYRSGLNITQGLERAKQEIPETPETKMVFDFYASTKRGVIGGGRRSSGGSHERLNDDDEFK; this is encoded by the coding sequence ATGATAGAAATTCATCCCAGTGCCATCGTCGATCCGAAAGCGGAGCTGCACGACGGCGTAAAAATTGGTGCACACACGATTGTCAGTGAAGGTGCGGTGATTGGCGCTTATACCACGATTGCTACTGGAGCGCTCATCACAGGAGCTGCCCGGATTGGCGAACGTTGCCGAATAGCTCACGGAGCAGTCATTGGCACCGATCCTCAGGATTTAAAATTCAAGAATGAACCGACCATTGCACAAATTGGCAATGATTGTGTCATTCGCGAATATGTGACTGTAAACCGTGGCACTATAGCTCACGGTATCACCACCATCGGCAACAACTGTATGTTGATGGCGTATGTTCATGTTGCCCATGATTGCATCGTTGGTAACAATGTTATTTTAGCGAACTGCGTGAATATGGCGGGTCATACTGAAATCGGTGATTTTGTGAACATCGGCGGTTTGGTTCCGATTCATCAATTTGTCCGCATCGGTTCCCACTGCTTTATCGGTGGTGGGTATCGCGTCCCGAAAGACGTGCCGCCCTATGTGTTGGCAATCGGCGATCCGATGCGTTATTCGAATCTAAATGTCGTCGGATTACGGCGGCGCGGATTCGATACCAAGACGTTGCGATTACTCCATCAACTATATCGCATTTTGTATCGCAGCGGTTTGAACATCACACAGGGATTGGAACGGGCGAAGCAGGAAATTCCGGAAACACCGGAAACCAAGATGGTGTTTGATTTTTATGCCTCGACCAAGCGTGGAGTCATCGGTGGTGGTCGTCGCAGCAGCGGCGGTAGTCACGAACGCCTGAATGATGACGATGAATTTAAGTAG
- the dxr gene encoding 1-deoxy-D-xylulose-5-phosphate reductoisomerase has product MTAVKRIALLGATGSIGKSTVDVVLRHRERLRITCVAGYRNAAELAATAKLCGATLAVIAQASAYRDLQRELSGSGIEARSGDDEVAALCSREDVDIVLNALVGAAGVKPTLTALDCRKPVALANKETLVCAGALVMARAKAQGTPILPVDSEHSALFQALVGETRSQVKRLLLTASGGPFRDLPLDDFAKITPESALQHPTWKMGPKVTIDSSTLVNKGLELIEAKWLFDAEPNELDVVIHPQSIVHSLVEYCDGSMKAQLSNPDMKLPIQYALSYPERWQSEWVPNDLSAIGTLTFQEVDREKFPAVGLALQAMAGSSGMAAVFNAADEVAVPAFLQREIGYRAIPRLIETALDEFDGATISNVAELFELDREVREWSKGFLPIFRSE; this is encoded by the coding sequence ATGACCGCAGTAAAACGCATTGCATTGCTTGGTGCGACTGGATCGATTGGAAAATCGACGGTAGATGTTGTGTTGCGCCACCGCGAGCGGTTACGTATTACCTGTGTCGCCGGATATCGCAACGCTGCGGAGTTAGCGGCTACCGCCAAGCTCTGTGGAGCAACGTTAGCGGTGATTGCGCAAGCGTCGGCGTACCGCGATTTGCAACGCGAATTGAGCGGGAGCGGCATCGAAGCGAGAAGTGGCGACGACGAAGTCGCAGCGCTATGTTCCCGCGAGGATGTCGATATCGTATTAAACGCGTTGGTGGGGGCGGCTGGTGTAAAACCAACTTTGACTGCACTCGATTGCCGGAAACCAGTTGCATTGGCAAACAAAGAAACCTTGGTTTGCGCCGGTGCCTTAGTAATGGCAAGGGCGAAAGCGCAGGGAACACCAATCCTTCCGGTCGATTCAGAGCACAGTGCACTCTTTCAGGCATTGGTTGGGGAAACCCGCAGTCAGGTAAAGCGTTTACTACTTACCGCGTCGGGAGGACCGTTTCGTGATTTGCCACTCGACGATTTTGCGAAGATAACACCGGAAAGCGCTTTACAGCATCCGACATGGAAGATGGGACCGAAAGTTACCATTGATTCGTCGACACTGGTGAACAAAGGTTTAGAGTTAATCGAAGCGAAGTGGTTATTCGATGCAGAGCCCAACGAGCTTGATGTCGTAATCCATCCGCAATCGATTGTGCATTCGCTGGTGGAGTATTGCGACGGTTCGATGAAAGCGCAGTTAAGTAATCCGGATATGAAATTGCCGATTCAATATGCGTTATCCTATCCGGAGCGATGGCAATCGGAATGGGTTCCGAATGATTTATCAGCGATTGGCACTTTGACATTTCAAGAAGTTGACCGTGAAAAGTTTCCGGCAGTAGGTTTAGCACTACAGGCAATGGCAGGGAGTAGTGGGATGGCGGCGGTGTTTAATGCCGCCGATGAAGTTGCCGTTCCGGCATTTCTACAGCGGGAAATCGGCTACAGGGCGATTCCCCGGTTGATTGAAACAGCATTGGATGAATTCGACGGCGCGACAATATCCAATGTAGCTGAATTATTTGAATTGGATCGCGAAGTACGTGAATGGTCAAAGGGATTTCTTCCCATATTTCGGAGTGAATAG